In Leptospiraceae bacterium, one DNA window encodes the following:
- the bet gene encoding phage recombination protein Bet: MNELTVKEEIVTPTKLENYLKIAGVASNLTKEERENFLQIAMDFNLNPFKREIYCTSYGQGEWKKTSIIIGYEVYIKRAERTGQLDGWNVTTTGSVQGNDLKAIITIHRKDRKFPFVHEVEYSEYVQTVIDKDSKKLRPNKIWSEKPITMLKKVATAQGFRLCFSDELGGIPYDNSELPGTMEREVQAAHQIKLLESEKTEEHGQVAGQNEFIEEEMVEEKVETNKFSHLNLSEGEEIPKEYWKISIEQKKASLPPNCYPKKIHNPETNSYVWVVTRKGD, translated from the coding sequence ATGAATGAATTAACAGTAAAAGAAGAAATTGTAACTCCTACTAAATTAGAAAACTATCTAAAAATTGCAGGAGTCGCAAGTAACCTAACCAAAGAAGAACGAGAAAATTTTCTGCAAATTGCAATGGATTTTAATCTAAATCCGTTCAAACGAGAAATCTATTGCACTTCGTACGGACAGGGAGAATGGAAAAAAACCTCAATAATAATAGGGTATGAGGTTTACATCAAGCGTGCCGAACGTACAGGACAACTCGATGGTTGGAATGTCACAACTACAGGATCAGTCCAGGGAAATGATCTGAAGGCGATTATTACGATACACCGGAAAGACAGAAAATTTCCATTCGTGCATGAAGTCGAATATTCCGAGTATGTTCAGACTGTGATTGACAAGGATTCGAAAAAGCTTCGCCCTAATAAAATATGGTCAGAAAAACCAATAACCATGTTGAAAAAAGTTGCGACCGCTCAAGGGTTTAGATTATGCTTTTCGGACGAATTAGGTGGGATCCCATACGACAATTCTGAGTTACCCGGAACGATGGAAAGAGAAGTGCAAGCCGCGCATCAGATAAAACTTTTGGAGAGCGAAAAAACGGAAGAACATGGACAAGTAGCTGGACAAAATGAATTTATTGAAGAGGAGATGGTTGAAGAAAAAGTAGAGACCAACAAATTCTCGCATTTGAATTTATCTGAGGGTGAGGAAATTCCAAAAGAATACTGGAAGATATCTATCGAGCAAAAAAAAGCCTCGCTACCTCCAAATTGTTACCCGAAAAAAATTCACAATCCGGAAACTAACTCTTATGTTTGGGTAGTTACCAGGAAGGGGGATTGA